In Microplitis mediator isolate UGA2020A chromosome 2, iyMicMedi2.1, whole genome shotgun sequence, a single window of DNA contains:
- the LOC130678529 gene encoding periodic tryptophan protein 1 homolog, translating to MNVIPCCTWVKKGVAAAVPDKVQLTAEELEGIIKKTESDLADLEADSDADSDNEPGCSNAPKKNDTPKSMDDEFNFENYDEEAGDIKASMGGLASINPDGKDPYITVAESDDNDSEKEDDIIKPDDNLVLLGHVDGDASILEVYVYNEREGSFYCHHDILLPSFPLCLEWLNFDPSDAKPGNFVAIGNMTSVIEVWDLDIVDCLEPIFKLGCKPNKKKNKKRVGHKDAVLDITWNVNLPHILASGSVDKTVLLWDIEKGIPDTKLDQFNEKVTTLQWHPQKPYMLLTGSEDKTVKLFDCRTSDTFKNWETTGEVERVLWNHFDPNYFFVGTKNGIVECIDIRQGQHLWQVKAHDKEITGLSLSVSCPGFLVTASDDGVIKVWDSLVPQLLEPVWETETNLGAIQCLTSSPDSPFIIAAGGDHKSNNFKVWDLTEVTTVNERFRSRKLIEPVQNNETDPANIQGSEEMEVTDE from the exons ATGAATGTGATTCCTTGTTGTACATGGGTTAAAAAAGgagttgctgctgctgttcctgacaaa gtgCAATTGACAGCTGAAGAGCTCGagggaataataaaaaagactgAATCAGATCTAGC agaTTTGGAAGCTGACTCGGATGCTGATTCTGACAATGAACCAGGATGTAGTAATGCTCCAAAGAAAAATGACACCCCAAAATCAATGGACGATGAGTTTAATTTTGAGAATTACGATGAAGAAG CTGGTGATATCAAAGCCAGTATGGGTGGTCTAGCATCAATTAATCCTGACGGAAAGGATCCTTATATAACAGTAGCAGAAAGCGATGACAATGACTCTGAAAAAGAGGACGATATTATTAAACCTGACGATAATCTCGTCTTACTAGGACACGTTGACGGAGATGCTAGTATTCTCGAAGtatatg ttTATAATGAAAGAGAAGGTTCATTTTATTGTCACCATGATATTTTACTTCCGTCATTCCCACTGTGTCTTGAATGGCTAAACTTTGATCCTTCTGACGCTAAAccag gAAATTTTGTTGCCATCGGAAACATGACATCAGTAATTGAAGTATGGGATTTAGATATCGTCGATTGTTTGGAacctatttttaaacttggtTGCAagccaaataaaaaaaaaaataaaaaacgtgttGGTCATAAAGATGCTGTGCTAGATATAACATGGAACGTTAATTTACC GCATATATTAGCAAGTGGATCTGTTGACAAAACGGTCTTGTTATGGGATATTGAGAAAGGTATTCCTGACACAAAGCTCGATCAGTTTAATGAAAAAGTCACGACTCTTCAATGGCATCCACAGAAACCTTACATGTTACTCACTGGATCTGAGGACAA aacagtaaaattatttgactgtCGAACGAGTGATACTTTCAAAAACTGGGAGACAACTGGAGAAGTTGAACGTGTGCTATGGAATCATTTTGATCCAAACTATTTCTTT GTGGGTACCAAAAACGGTATTGTTGAATGCATCGACATTAGACAAGGACAGCATTTGTGGCAAGTAAAAGCTCATGACAAAGAAATAACAGGTTTATCACTTAGTGTGTCATGTCCAGGATTTTTGGTAACGGCATCCGATGACGGAGTAATTAAAGTATGGGACTCATTGGTTCCACAATTATTAGAGCCTGTTTGGGAAACAGAAACGAATTTAGGAGCCATTCAGTGTCTGACTTCATCGCCTGATAGTCCATTTATAATTGCTGCTGGTGGCGATCATAAATCAAACAATTTCAAAGTATGGGATTTAACGGAAGTAACAACAg taaaTGAAAGATTCCGATCAAGAAAATTGATTGAACCAGTCCAGAATAACGAAACTGACCCAGCAAATATTCAAGGGTCTGAAGAAATGGAAGTTActgatgaataa
- the LOC130678533 gene encoding YY1-associated factor 2 produces the protein MNHSGSGKRQAKVLEDNYWDCSVCTYRNTAEAFKCLMCDVRKGTSTRKPRINPQLAAQQAAQQQYVPLLKPGKKEGGSGSSTTSSSKDNKERKLDKPRRKNRHPPRLKNVDRSTAQTNEVTVNNVTVIITEYKPKVKKNSDQSGLSSSASSENGSQHDSNQDSRSLDIGTDA, from the exons ATGAACCATTCGGGAAGCGGTAAACGTCAGGCGAAGGTATTGGAAGATAATTATTGGGACTGCAGTGTCTGCACGTACAGAAATACAGCAGAAGCATTCAAGTGCCTAATGTGCGACGTCCGTAAAGGTACTTCTACGCGGAAACCCCGCATCAATCCTCAATTGGCTGCTCAACAG gCTGCACAACAACAGTATGTGCCTCTGTTGAAGCCAGGTAAAAAAGAAGGCGGCAGTGGGAGTAGTACGACAAGTTCGTCAAAGGATAACAAAGAACGTAAATTGGATAAGCCGAGGAGGAAAAACCGGCATCCACCGCGATTGAAAAATGTTGATCGCAGTACTGCCCAAACAAATGAAGTAACTGTTAACAATGTTACCGTAATTATAACCGAATATAAGCCTAAAGTTAAAAAGAACTCTGACCAGTCGGGCTTATCGAGTAGTGCTTCTTCGGAAAATGGAAGTCAGCATGACTCCAATCAAGACTCACGGAGTCTAGATATTGGTACTGACGCTTGA